The following DNA comes from Oxyura jamaicensis isolate SHBP4307 breed ruddy duck chromosome 9 unlocalized genomic scaffold, BPBGC_Ojam_1.0 oxy9_random_OJ102812, whole genome shotgun sequence.
CTTATTCCAGAGTCATATTACACTGttccattttctcatttcttgtaATAATTATGGACAATTAGAGCTTCAAACTCCAAGGTCAGTTTTGCTCCTTTAACAGCATTTGCCATAAAAGCACTGTATTTTAGTGTAGTGGCTTTAAATCAAAATGCCCTACAGGGAAAAATAGGTAGGAGTTGGATTCAGTCAAATCAAACCTAGTGTATGCTTCCTTCAAGTGTTCTAAATCCCAGGGCAGCCCCTCAGCAGGCATAAAACCTCCCATGCGAGGGAGGAGGATTACAACAGAGCTAGCATACAAACAAagactgttatttttttgatgAAGAGCGAAACATGTTCTTTTCATGTCCAGTGTGCTTGGAATGTACTTTTTTTGATGCTGGCTGGCTTGTGTGAGCACTTGTTCCTCACCCTTGTTCCTTTCTCATTGTGATTCCTTGAATATGGGTAAAATGCACCCAGCTGCATCCAGCGAAGACACAACTCATACTGTGAGTCATTAAAGAAGCCACAGATATCAGCTCCTGTCTGAAAGTTGACAAACAATACAGATGGAATATTATAAATTCTTGTACAGTGTCaagataattaaataaaatataataactGATTAGCTTACATAAGATATTCCAAAGAGACTGAACTCCATCATAcctgaaaggagaaataattcattgttaccagctgtttttcttccccctttcaTATGCTAATGTTTGTGCTAGATAATATATATTACAGTTCtgaatgagagaagaaaaaaaaaagtttcataatttctctaatttctcatatttttcttctacagaaagATTTGGGAGATGATTTATCAGAAACAAAGATATGTCagacagcagcaccagcagatgATGAGAACTGAGGTGGCAGAACACAAGGTGGGAGGGTGGCTGGTCCCAGGGGAATAAAGGAGATCCCAACAACCAGAGGAGAggtaaagaagaagaagaagtcACAAAGAAATTGACCATGGATTCTGGTTGTTGAACAAACAGCATATTTCAGTTAAAACCAATACATTCTAAAAGCAGGTAAGTCAAGGAAAAGGAATTACTGCACAGTATATACTGATGAGAGACCTTCTTTGTTCTACATACCAATAATAGATTTAGCCAGCTGATCCCAAGCTGCCTTGTTATCACCCAGCCAATGTCCAGCCCATCTTCCACTGCTGGGATAAGTTGAGCGGGTGATGACGATCCCACGCTCCTTTGTGGCATTCTGCACAGCGCTGACATTGAAAatagataaagaaataaattacatgagAACTTATTACATAAGATCCTCTTTGAAAGTAAATATAGCCTCATATGCTTTCCTAACAAAGGGCAGAAATTATGTTGTACACATTATTATGGATCCATACAGTCCAAACGTGCTTTTGATGCTAGTGCACAGTGATttgcacagaagcagaaagtCAGAATTAAGTGTCAGCAAACCAGTGGCAAAACAAGGAGGTGCTAAAATGCAGATTTCCAGTTGAGGGAAATTACTCTGTGGGAAAACATGAACTTGCACATTTTATAGGGCTATGTGATGTGGTATATGTCACATCATTCCTTTATTGTAGTATATTGAAGTATTGAAAACTTGCAAAACCAGCCGAAAATAAtctgaagaaaactaaaaccaagAAGATAAAAAGGGGTCTAGAATACTAGATCTGTCAACATAACTCCAGTTgccagaaagaaagcagagcaaaaagcaAGCCATGGACCTGTGATCACATCAGAAACACCAACATGGTAAGAATCTGATGTGAAGTGACCAACAGAAGAAGCTAGAGAGTGCTCCTGGCAGGATAGTGTAGATGAGCCATGTGGAGGGAGAAACCAAATGCATCCTTCAAGATACCCAGCTCATGGCCTTGCTGTGCATCACCAGCACCTAAAACCTTTGGGGTCAGGAATTAAAGGGAAACAGCAAGCACCGGATTAGGACTGTCATGGGTTTTTCAGGGGCTCTGCCACAGAACCCAGATGGCTTCATTCAttgctgctgggaggggagaCAGTGGCTTGTTGATAACTAAGGAGAAGAGCTCCCAAGGCCACCAAGGTGTGGCTCTAAAAGAGCTGGATGGAAAAACAATTCACCAGCTAGGTCCATTCTgcaaataagatgaaaaaaaaaaaaaaaaaagtggagctGAGAGGAATTTATACTTCCTAATTGTCCCGCAGAGGACACTAGCATCTTGCCGCTGCTTGTCTATGCTGTGTGCTTAGTGTGGATGCATAACTGCCCTGGTTTCTTCGAAGAATCCCTTTATCCCTTTGCAGGCGTGCACACATACTGTGAATCATTACAGCAAAATACTGAACTGCAATACTAGTTAGAAAGCTGCACTGATTGAATGGCACTGCTCTCCAATGCTGGCTCCACAATAATTGCCTAAACAGCTGCTTCAATAAggcactatttatttatttttcgaCAGGATTTGCAGCTTTAGTGATGCTATAATTACAGCAAAAATACACAAGTCACTTAAATTACCGTAGTAATTAAACTAGACTAATGTGCTGTAATTATTGCTTCCAAGACAAACAGTAAGTTTTCTAgtaccttttatttctttggaatgTATTATCAAACATTTTCAGCCTCTACCTCATTTACCCTCCTTCAACAATCTTTGGAAGGTCCTGCTAAAATTTGAAATCCAAAGAAAGTGTACGTTGCCCACAGAACTGCTCAGGGATGCGCAGGGCCCAAGTTTTTTACTGACTTAGGGTGCCAGCTCTCTGCTTCAGGACTGAGCCAAAGCTGTATCCCTGAAAAGGAATCCCTCATGTCACCAAGCCCTCCAAGCCTTTACCTCAGAATGGTTCCTAGATTCACTCTTAAAGGTTCTGCCTTTCACATCAGTGCAAAAGCCTTGTTACAAATGAATGGCCTTGAGCCAAGACAAAGAAGGTTCCCCTGTTGAACTAATAGAGAGTAGAAACTAACAAATCAGGCAaaattttgctctttatttttccattacagtgtcattttttttttctccatattttgtGTCTTTTGCATGCAAACAATCTTCTTGTTTGGATGGTTTAGTCTTAGAATAAGTTATTATTACTATACATCTTCAGTGTCACAATAACTCCTTTAGTCAGGACTATTAGAGACAGATCTAATTAGAAAGATCTCTTAGTTGtgatctctctctttttttttttttctttttttttctttttttttaacaacagttttctgtttgtttcaacTGTGATAATGTCTGTATAGGCTGTGTAATTTATCATACTTCTGTTACAGTACCACtcaacagaggagaaaatatttcactacaTTTCAGTTCACATCTGATGCACAGGAATGACAGCAATATTGCTCCCAGCGTTAAATTATTGTCTGTTTATGATATCCAAATTGCATGTGATTTGGCTGACAGCAGAGGTATCAGACTTTCCTTCCTGTCCTGCCAGAAGACTCATGTGTGCCTTGACCGGCAGCACTGCCATGCACGCCGCCGACAGCAGCATCCACTCAGTCAAAAAATCAAGTAGCCTTGGTATCTTCTTGCCTTCTGGCAATATCAAGGTTACCAAGGACTTTAAGATCATTAAGACCTATAAGGAAACACTGTGCCTTGCTTACTCATTGAATTGGAAATGAAACAGCACAAATATACTATCGTTACATCAGGCGTTTTCTAAAGATGACTGGGATCCTATTCACTAAGGAACAGACATCTGCTTTggaactgagaaaataaattcctaaaAGGAAAACCTAATGAACATagtgtgtgttttaaaactcactgttttctcttttcaacCATACTCAAGTAATTTAGAATACCCAAGATAATAGAGCCCTTCTTAAATTAACATTCTTAAAAAACTTGTATTCATTTTCCCTCACTACACGTGTAAGGCTAAAGCAGTATCAATGCTAGAAATAAAAGGGGCTATCCTAGCACTAGCTagaaacaaaaagtgttttatattttaattgcagtaaTTAAGTGAGACTGTCATTGAGTAATTACTGTTAACAGCAGCTGATCCACGTGTTCAGACCTGTTCTCTGTTCTGCCTTGTAAAAGAATAGCAG
Coding sequences within:
- the LOC118157655 gene encoding maltase-glucoamylase, intestinal-like, giving the protein MEDQQYLPDSTPVRHYDVHSLYGWSQTKPTLDAVQNATKERGIVITRSTYPSSGRWAGHWLGDNKAAWDQLAKSIIGMMEFSLFGISYTGADICGFFNDSQYELCLRWMQLGAFYPYSRNHNEKGTR